The following are from one region of the Cloacibacillus sp. genome:
- a CDS encoding Kiwa anti-phage protein KwaB-like domain-containing protein, with translation MDRITATIKAADATMRIYLLKKIGYKGSFEAVVFPNSLDTEVREAYADNFETFIRDKRVTEYDSVHHEKGAIEKVELSTLDYWASMLAAMSQADGAGAVLTPENFSDDYSLIVLAYEKAVERDIQTVYLLAQYRKVDAWYKKSVKFGITANTFTASHDDVFVLNGCIDAAIVGSDVYVLQENQFEKIFNYYERSKKTVQSNQAYIQAWGFIDKPNDFFNSVQGKKGATTKLARALDKRVLDFSTLEPQTVKQRLGAYEEFAAITYNKQDCIVFSAGVRDLIIDIVRCAYLRGLFTDDVIYSKGV, from the coding sequence TTGGATAGAATCACAGCAACGATAAAGGCAGCAGATGCAACTATGCGTATATATCTGCTCAAAAAGATTGGCTATAAGGGATCGTTTGAAGCTGTAGTATTCCCGAACTCTCTTGATACCGAGGTTCGTGAGGCATATGCCGATAACTTCGAAACATTTATTAGGGATAAGAGAGTGACGGAGTATGATAGTGTTCATCACGAAAAAGGCGCTATCGAAAAAGTGGAATTATCTACATTGGATTATTGGGCTAGTATGCTTGCAGCTATGAGTCAAGCCGATGGCGCTGGTGCAGTGCTTACACCAGAAAATTTTTCAGATGATTATAGCCTAATTGTTTTGGCTTATGAAAAGGCAGTTGAGCGGGACATCCAAACCGTCTATTTACTCGCTCAATATCGCAAAGTTGACGCTTGGTACAAAAAAAGTGTTAAGTTTGGTATCACGGCTAATACCTTTACTGCAAGCCATGATGATGTCTTTGTGCTTAATGGGTGTATCGATGCTGCAATAGTCGGCTCTGATGTGTATGTCTTGCAGGAGAACCAATTTGAAAAAATATTTAACTATTATGAACGATCAAAGAAGACGGTACAGAGCAACCAAGCCTATATTCAAGCGTGGGGATTCATAGACAAACCTAATGACTTTTTTAACAGCGTTCAGGGGAAGAAGGGTGCAACTACGAAACTGGCTCGCGCCTTAGACAAACGAGTGCTTGATTTTTCCACACTTGAGCCTCAAACTGTTAAGCAGAGATTAGGTGCATATGAGGAATTTGCAGCTATTACATATAACAAGCAAGATTGCATTGTGTTTAGTGCAGGCGTACGAGACTTAATCATTGATATTGTTCGCTGTGCCTATTTAAGGGGACTATTTACCGATGATGTGATTTATAGCAAAGGGGTTTAG
- a CDS encoding restriction endonuclease subunit S, with translation MKNEITQRLDTIRRGETPDGYKKTGVGIIPNNWTTRALSDVINNLQAGVSVNSNARNDTGYYVLKTSAISNGKVKLEEAKPVVDCDVKRLKCPVEQGCIMISRMNTPALVGACGYVNQSSQHVFLPDRLWLARNAIPDRCSFVWLNYLLNSARYKTAIQSLATGTSNSMKNISKQALLELTICFLPIKEQQKIVEILAVQDKVIELKEKRITEKQRQKKYLMQQLLTGKKRLKGFSGEWITQELGAMFSERIEKNCEDLQLLAITGTKGVVPRTELDLKDNSSEDKSKYLRICAGDIGYNTMRMWQGVSAYSNYEGIVSPAYTILKPKNSVDAKYFAYLFKLQEIVFLFYRFSQGLVDDTRNLKYSNLKKIHVSYPIDINEQSAIVEVLSTSDNEILLLQKDLEQEKLKKKALMQLLLTGIVRVSA, from the coding sequence ATGAAAAATGAAATCACACAACGGCTTGATACAATTCGTCGGGGCGAGACTCCGGATGGATATAAAAAAACAGGTGTAGGAATAATTCCTAACAATTGGACAACGCGCGCTTTAAGTGATGTAATAAACAACTTACAGGCTGGCGTAAGCGTAAATTCCAATGCTAGAAATGATACAGGGTACTATGTGCTAAAGACGTCCGCTATAAGTAATGGAAAGGTTAAGCTCGAGGAAGCGAAGCCCGTTGTTGATTGTGATGTAAAGCGTCTCAAGTGTCCGGTAGAGCAAGGGTGTATTATGATTAGCAGAATGAATACACCTGCATTAGTCGGCGCATGTGGCTACGTCAATCAAAGTAGCCAACATGTTTTTTTACCAGATCGTCTTTGGCTAGCTAGAAATGCTATCCCAGATAGATGCAGTTTTGTCTGGCTAAATTATTTATTGAATAGTGCTAGATATAAGACCGCAATACAATCCTTAGCAACTGGAACAAGTAATAGTATGAAAAATATATCGAAGCAAGCCTTGCTTGAGTTGACAATATGCTTTTTGCCAATAAAAGAGCAACAAAAAATCGTCGAAATCCTCGCCGTACAGGATAAGGTTATTGAGCTGAAAGAAAAGCGAATCACAGAGAAACAACGGCAGAAGAAATATCTGATGCAGCAGCTGTTGACTGGCAAGAAGCGGCTGAAGGGATTTAGTGGTGAGTGGATTACACAAGAGTTAGGTGCTATGTTTTCAGAACGCATTGAAAAAAACTGCGAGGATTTGCAGCTGCTTGCAATTACGGGAACAAAGGGTGTTGTGCCCCGTACAGAGCTGGACTTGAAAGACAATTCGAGTGAAGATAAATCTAAGTATTTGAGAATCTGTGCTGGCGATATTGGTTATAACACTATGCGTATGTGGCAAGGCGTATCAGCTTATTCGAACTATGAGGGCATTGTGAGTCCAGCCTATACAATCTTAAAACCCAAAAACTCAGTGGATGCAAAATACTTTGCGTATCTGTTTAAGCTACAAGAGATAGTGTTCTTGTTTTATCGCTTTTCACAAGGACTTGTGGATGATACGAGAAATTTGAAGTATAGTAACTTAAAAAAAATTCACGTTAGTTATCCTATAGATATTAATGAACAGTCTGCTATTGTAGAAGTGCTCTCTACCTCTGACAACGAAATCTTGCTGCTGCAAAAAGACTTAGAGCAGGAAAAGCTAAAGAAGAAAGCCCTTATGCAACTTCTGCTGACTGGCATAGTGCGAGTAAGTGCGTAA